One Dioscorea cayenensis subsp. rotundata cultivar TDr96_F1 chromosome 17, TDr96_F1_v2_PseudoChromosome.rev07_lg8_w22 25.fasta, whole genome shotgun sequence DNA window includes the following coding sequences:
- the LOC120280729 gene encoding probable polygalacturonase At1g80170 — translation MYKPTPKGTRQLEINKTQGLERMRKGAFSTIRFVVFLLLMLLTHVSEVMSASVPSWWEEMEIWGDEAAMELELELDIPTMWMSQRASRIPVNVDSFGAAGDGVTDDTQAFLNAWDKACSLKNAVFLVPDQRHYLVNAARFRGPCESNLIVQISGTIVAPDEPNGWDPKNPRIWLYFSKLKGVRIQGGGVIDGSGSKWWASSCKINKTNPCREAPTALTIDASSGVRVQDLTIQSAQQMHFTIYRSDAIKVSDVRVQSPRDSPNTDGIHISNSSNVTIQNVQIGTGDDCISIANASYNIKMKNIDCGPGHGISIGSLGKDNSLAVVTGIVVDTATLTDTTNGLRIKTWQGGSGYVRAVRFENVKMNAVANPIIIDQFYCDSPTTCKNQTSAVKISQVLYKNIRGTSKSRDAMKFACSDTVPCSNIVLNDINLEREDGSAETFCNCAMGFDYGFVKPAADCLRNDGKSACDGTRVGSQNQTLLPIRHTEL, via the exons ATGTACAAGCCCACACCTAAAGGCACAAGACAATTGGAAATCAACAAGACACAAGGATTAGAGAGGATGAGGAAGGGAGCTTTTTCAACAATAAGGTTTGTTGTCTTCCTTCTACTGATGCTGCTAACTCATGTGAGCGAGGTCATGTCAGCCTCTGTCCCCAGCTGGTGGGAAGAGATGGAGATATGGGGAGATGAGGCAGCCAtggaattggaattggagttGGATATTCCCACAATGTGGATGAGCCAGAGGGCTTCCAGGATCCCCGTCAATGTCGATAGCTTTGGGGCTGCTGGGGACGGCGTCACAGATGATACCCAG GCCTTCCTGAACGCCTGGGACAAGGCTTGCTCTCTCAAGAATGCAGTCTTTCTGGTACCAGATCAGCGTCACTACCTAGTGAATGCAGCAAGGTTCAGAGGGCCCTGCGAGAGCAACCTCATTGTTCAG ATAAGCGGAACAATTGTGGCTCCCGATGAGCCCAATGGTTGGGACCCAAAGAACCCGAGAATATGGCTCTACTTTTCTAAGCTCAAAGGCGTCAGGATTCAAGGTGGTGGGGTCATAGACGGCTCTGGTAGTAAATGGTGGGCTTCATCCTGCAAGATCAACAAGACGAAC CCATGCAGAGAAGCTCCAACG GCACTTACTATTGATGCGAGCTCAGGTGTAAGGGTGCAAGATTTGACCATCCAAAGCGCGCAGCAGATGCACTTCACTATCTACAGGTCTGATGCGATTAAAGTCTCCGACGTCCGTGTGCAATCTCCAAGAGACAGCCCCAACACAGATGGGATTCACATAAGCAATTCATCTAACGTCACCATCCAAAATGTCCAGATAGGAACGG GCGATGATTGTATCTCAATTGCGAATGCCAGCTATAACATTAAGATGAAGAACATTGACTGCGGACCAGGACATGGAATCAG CATAGGAAGCCTTGGAAAGGACAACTCACTTGCAGTTGTTACCGGCATTGTTGTAGACACAGCAACTCTTACAGACACAACTAATGGCCTGAGAATCAAGACTTGGCAG GGTGGTTCAGGCTATGTGAGAGCTGTGCGTTTTGAGAATGTGAAGATGAATGCTGTAGCCAACCCCATCATTATTGATCAATTCTACTGTGATTCCCCCACCACTTGCAAGAATCAG ACATCTGCCGTGAAAATCAGCCAAGTGCTATACAAAAACATAAGAGGAACTTCAAAGAGCCGTGATGCCATGAAATTTGCTTGCAGTGACACAGTACCCTGCAGCAACATAGTGCTCAACGACATAAACCTGGAGAGGGAAGATGGCTCTGCTGAGACCTTCTGCAACTGTGCCATGGGATTTGATTATGGCTTTGTAAAGCCAGCAGCGGACTGCCTTCGTAACGATGGTAAATCAGCTTGTGATGGTACCAGAGTCGGCAGCCAAAACCAAACTCTCCTTCCCATCCGCCACACAGAACTATAA